In Actinoplanes sp. NBC_00393, a single genomic region encodes these proteins:
- a CDS encoding coiled-coil domain-containing protein, giving the protein MAATLPRRFTALLALLAVAVAMVPGSPAAAAPNDPEGGSKKLRTALETAAKGYDQAKTKLAASKKRQKQLALTLKSSEASAKALTVQVNEVANRSYQMGRISTVTMLLNSASPDDFIDKVQSLDVLAQVDSGTLAEYQDDIATAKQAQIALDAEIVEQKRQVNVMARKKREAEIALAEVGGGAAGGFISANSPAAQPAPRNSDGSWPKESCTVKDPTSGGCITPRTLHAYQQARADSFKRYTVCWSQRSSGEHPKGRACDFSSATGTFKNSAATGEDKAYGDRLAAYFVKNADELGVMYVIWYRQIWMSGSWRSYSASGGAAAEHTNHVHVSML; this is encoded by the coding sequence GTGGCGGCCACTCTCCCGCGCCGGTTCACCGCCCTGCTGGCGCTTCTCGCTGTCGCCGTCGCGATGGTGCCCGGAAGCCCCGCCGCAGCGGCGCCGAACGACCCTGAGGGCGGTTCGAAGAAGCTGCGCACCGCGCTGGAGACCGCCGCGAAGGGCTACGACCAGGCGAAGACGAAGCTAGCCGCCTCGAAGAAGCGGCAGAAGCAGCTGGCGCTCACCCTCAAGTCGTCCGAGGCGAGCGCCAAGGCGCTGACCGTGCAGGTCAACGAGGTGGCGAACCGGTCGTACCAGATGGGCCGGATCAGCACGGTGACGATGCTGCTCAACAGCGCCTCCCCGGACGACTTCATCGACAAGGTGCAGAGCCTCGACGTGCTGGCCCAGGTGGACAGCGGCACGCTCGCCGAGTACCAGGACGACATCGCCACCGCCAAGCAGGCCCAGATCGCGCTGGACGCCGAGATCGTCGAGCAGAAGCGGCAGGTCAACGTGATGGCCCGGAAGAAGCGCGAGGCGGAGATCGCGCTGGCCGAGGTCGGTGGCGGCGCGGCCGGTGGCTTCATCTCGGCGAACTCCCCGGCCGCCCAGCCGGCGCCGCGCAACTCCGACGGGTCCTGGCCGAAGGAGTCCTGCACGGTGAAGGACCCGACCTCCGGCGGGTGCATCACGCCGCGCACGCTGCACGCCTACCAGCAGGCGCGGGCCGACAGCTTCAAGCGGTACACGGTGTGCTGGAGCCAGCGGTCGTCGGGTGAACACCCCAAGGGCCGGGCCTGCGACTTCTCGTCGGCGACCGGGACGTTCAAGAACTCGGCGGCCACCGGGGAGGACAAGGCGTACGGCGACCGGCTGGCCGCCTACTTCGTCAAGAACGCCGACGAGCTCGGTGTGATGTATGTCATCTGGTACCGGCAGATCTGGATGAGCGGCAGCTGGCGGTCGTACAGCGCGAGCGGCGGGGCGGCCGCGGAGCACACCAACCACGTACACGTCTCGATGCTCTGA
- a CDS encoding deaminase: MDDERWMRRAVELTHLCPRSETAFAVGAVIVSSGEEIASGYSRDTDPYVHAEESALLKVAGDERLRDATLYSTLEPCSKRSSRPHATCVSLIIAAGIPRVVIAWREPDIFVTCEGIALLTGAGIEVVELPEFAGPAMEANAHLIR, encoded by the coding sequence ATGGACGATGAGCGGTGGATGCGGCGTGCGGTCGAACTGACCCACCTCTGCCCCCGGTCCGAGACCGCCTTCGCTGTCGGGGCGGTGATCGTCTCCTCCGGGGAGGAGATCGCCTCGGGGTATTCGCGGGACACCGATCCGTACGTGCATGCCGAGGAGTCGGCCCTGCTCAAGGTGGCCGGCGACGAGCGGCTGCGCGACGCCACGCTCTACAGCACCCTGGAGCCGTGCTCGAAGCGGAGCAGCCGGCCGCACGCCACCTGTGTGAGCCTGATCATCGCGGCCGGGATCCCGCGCGTGGTGATCGCCTGGCGCGAGCCGGACATCTTCGTCACCTGCGAGGGCATCGCCCTGCTGACCGGCGCGGGCATCGAGGTCGTCGAGTTGCCGGAGTTCGCCGGGCCGGCCATGGAAGCGAACGCGCACCTGATCCGCTGA